The Zalophus californianus isolate mZalCal1 chromosome X, mZalCal1.pri.v2, whole genome shotgun sequence genome window below encodes:
- the SLC25A5 gene encoding ADP/ATP translocase 2 — MTDAAVSFAKDFLAGGVAAAISKTAVAPIERVKLLLQVQHASKQITADKQYKGIMDCVVRIPKEQGVLSFWRGNLANVIRYFPTQALNFAFKDKYKQIFLGGVDKRTQFWRYFAGNLASGGAAGATSLCFVYPLDFARTRLAADVGKAGAEREFRGLGDCLVKIYKSDGMKGLYQGFNVSVQGIIIYRAAYFGIYDTAKGMLPDPKNTHIFISWMIAQSVTAVAGLTSYPFDTVRRRMMMQSGRKGTDIMYTGTVDCWRKIARDEGAKAFFKGAWSNVLRGMGGAFVLVLYDEIKKFT; from the exons ATGACAGATGCCGCTGTGTCCTTCGCCAAGGACTTCCTGGCGGGTGGAGTGGCCGCGGCCATCTCCAAGACGGCGGTAGCGCCCATCGAGCGAGTCAAGCTGCTGCTGCAG GTGCAGCATGCCAGCAAGCAAATCACAGCAGATAAGCAATACAAGGGCATTATGGACTGTGTGGTTCGcatccccaaggagcagggagtcctgtCCTTCTGGCGTGGTAACCTGGCCAATGTCATCAGATACTTCCCCACCCAGGCTCTCAACTTCGCCTTCAAAGATAAATACAAGCAGATCTTCCTGGGTGGTGTGGACAAGAGAACCCAGTTTTGGCGCTACTTTGCCGGGAATCTGGCGTCAGGTGGTGCCGCTGGGGCCACATCCTTGTGTTTTGTGTACCCTCTGGATTTTGCCCGTACCCGGCTCGCAGCCGATGTGGGCAAAGCTGGAGCTGAAAGGGAATTCCGAGGCCTCGGTGACTGCCTGGTGAAGATCTACAAATCTGATGGCATGAAGGGCCTATACCAAGGCTTTAATGTGTCTGTGCAGGGCATCATCATCTACCGAGCTGCCTACTTCGGTATCTATGACACCGCAAAGG GAATGCTTCCAGATCCCAAGAATACTCACATCTTCATCAGCTGGATGATCGCACAATCCGTCACAGCGGTTGCCGGGTTGACTTCCTACCCATTTGACACTGTTCGCCGCCGAATGATGATGCAGTCAGGGCGCAAAGGAA CTGACATCATGTACACAGGTACAGTAGACTGCTGGAGGAAGATCGCTCGTGATGAAGGAGCCAAAGCGTTTTTCAAGGGGGCGTGGTCCAATGTTCTCAGAGGCATGGGTGGTGCTTTTGTGCTGGTCTTGTACGATGAAATCAAGAAGTTCACATGA